The DNA segment CGACGGGTCGCGCAGCAACTCCACCGATTGCAGCCAGGTGTCGGGCAGCGGGTCGTCCGAGCCGGCGATATCGATCAGCACGACCTTGCCGCCCGGCTTGAGCACCCGGTACATCTCCGCCAGCGCCGCCGGCACTTTGCGCCAGTGGTGCGCGCTCATGCGCGAGATCACCGCGTCGAAGCTAGCATCGTCAAAGGGCAGCGATTCCGCGGCGCCCTGGCGGGTGCGGATGTTCGCCAGCCCCTTGTCGCGCGCCGCGCCTTCCACGACCGCCAGCATTTCCGCCGACAGATCGTAAGCCGTCACTTGCGCTGCGACCCCCGCTGCGGCAAAGCTGGCGTGGCCCGCGCCGCAACCCAGGTCGAGCACCTGCGCCGCGGGCAGCGCCGCCAGTTCCTGTGCAAGCTGCTGCAGGTCCGCGCCCTGGGCGTGGACCGCGCTGGTGAGATAGGCGCTGGCGGTGGCGCCGAACTGGGCGGCAACGAGTTCTTGTTGTTGCATATGGCTCTCCTGGCGGCAATGGCCGCTAGTGGGTTCTGGTGACCGGGGACCGGGGGATTGGTGACGGGGGCTTGCCCGCGTAACGGGTTCGACGTACTGTAGCAGCCTGTTTTCCCGGTACAAGTCAGGGTTTTATCCTGGTATAAAACGCACCAGCTTTTGAGTTTTTGAGCTTTTGCCCGGCTACCTGCATTGCCCGCTCAGCCCTCCATGACAGAATACGCGCCCCCCGATCCCGCCAAGCCACATGAACTCACGCGCGAAGCCGTGCTGGGCCGCTTCCTGCGGGCGCACCGCGAGCGCCTGGCCCCGGCCGAAGTTGGCCTGGCACCCGGCCGGCGGCGGCGCACGCCGGGCTTGCGCCGCGAGGAGCTGGCGCAGCTCGCCGGCCTTAGCGCCACCTGGGTGACGTGGCTGGAACAGGGCAGGCCGGTGGCGCTGTCGGCCCGCGCGCTGGCCAGCCTGGCCGGCGCACTGCGGCTGTCGCGCGCGGAACGGGCCTACCTGTTTGAGCTGGCGGGCCGGCGCGACCCTATGCAGGCGCAGGACGAACACGCGCCAGCAGCCGTCCTCGCCAGCGTGGAGGCCATCAACGGCCCAGCCTACCTGCTAGACCGGCAATGGAGCGCGCTAGCTTGGAATGCCGCTGCCGCCGACCTGTTCGTGGGCTGGCTCGATCCCGCCAGCGAAGACCGCAACCTGTTGCGCAGCATGTTTTTGTCGCCGGGTTTGCAGGCCTTGGTGGAGGACTGGCCGCACCGGGCGGCGCGGCTGGTGTCGGAGTTTCGCGCGCACAGCATCCGCCATGCCGACGATCCGCCGATGCGCGCGCTGGTGGAGGGGCTCATTGCCCAGAGCCCGGTGTTCCGGGCCGACTGGCTGTCGCAGGATGTGGAAGAGCGGCAGGGCGGGCGCCGCGGCTTTCAGCATCCATTGCGCGGGCTCTTGCATTTCGAGCAGCTCACGCTGGTGCCGGCCGCCGCGCCGGGCCTGACGCTGGTGATGCTGATGCCGGCGTGAAACCTGCCGGCAACGGCCCGGACGGCATTACTTCGGCTGCATGCGGATGGCGCCGTCGAGCCGGATCACTTCGCCGTTGAGCATGGGGTTGGTGATGATGGAGCCCACCAGCTTCGCGTACTCGGCCGGGCGGCCCAGGCGCGGCGGGAACGGCACCATCTTGCCGAGCGCGTCCTGCACTTCCTGCGGCATGCCCAGCAGCATCGGCGTCTCGAACAGCCCCGGAGCAATCGTCATGCAGCGCACGCCGTCGCGCGACAGGTCGCGCGCGATGGCCAGCGTCATGGCGACCACGCCACCCTTGGAGGCCGCGTAGGCGGCCTGCCCGATCTGGCCGTCGAAGGCCGCCACCGATGCCGTGTTGATGATCACGCCACGCTCGCCTTCTGCGTCGGGCGTGTTCTGCACCATGGCCGCGGCAGCCAGCCGGATCATGTTGAAGGTGCCGATCAGGTTGACGCGGATGGTCTTGTCGCAGGCGTCGAGCGGGTGCGGGCCGTTCTTGCCCACCGTCTTGTTGGCGGTGGCAATGCCGGCGCAATTGACCAGCCCTGCCAGGCGGCCCAGCGCGGTGGCTGCCGCCACGGTGGCTTGCCCGTCGGCCTCGCTGCTGACGTCGCAGCGCACGAACTTCCCGCCCAGTTCGGCGGCCAGCGCGGTGCCGGCAGCTTCGTTAAGGTCGGCGATCACCACCTTGCCGCCCGCGGCGGCCAGCATGCGGGCGCTGCCCTCGCCGAGCCCGGAGGCGCCGCCGGTGACGATAAATACGTTGTCGCGGATTTCCATCGTTGTCTTCCTCGCTTGGATGTGTGGTCTTTTGGTTTTCTGGCGCTGCAGGTACGGCATGTTGGCATAACGTTTACGTAAACGTCAATTCGGCGATGCGATCTCCGCGGATGGCGGCGGCAATAAAAAAGGCGACCCGAGGGTCGCCTTTTCCACCTGCGGCGCCGGAGGCGCGCGGCTTACTTCAGTGCTTCGAACACACGCGAAGTGATGTCTTCCACGCTGCCAACGCCCGCGATCTTGCGGTACTGCGGCGGTGCCACCTTGGCGGTGGCGTCGCCATTGGCGGCCCACTTGGAGTAGTAATCCACCAGCGGGCGGGTCTGTTGGGAGTACACGTCGAGGCGCTTCTTGACGGTCTCTTCCTTGTCGTCGTCGCGCTGGATAAGTGCTTCGCCGGTGATGTCGTCCACGCCGTCCACCTTGGGCGGGTTGTACTTGACGTGGTAGGTGCGGCCCGATGCCACGTGCACGCGGCGCCCGCTCATGCGCTCGATGATGGCATCGAAGGGCACGTCGATTTCCAGCACGTAGTCGATCGCCACGCCGGCTTCCTTCATGGCCTCGGCCTGCGGAATGGTGCGCGGGAAGCCATCGAACAGATAGCCGTCCTTGCAATCGGCCGCCTGCAGGCGGTCCTTGACCAGGCCGATGATGATGTCGTCCGACACCAGGCCACCCGCGTCCATCACCTTCTTGGCGGCCACGCCTAGCGGCGTGCCAGCCTTCACCGCGGCGCGCAGCATGTCGCCGGTGGAGATTTGGGGGATGCCGAACTTCTCGCAGATGAACTGGGCTTGCGTGCCTTTGCCGGCGCCAGGCGCGCCCAACAGGATCAAACGCATTACGGGTCCTCAGAGTTTTGAATCTTGTATGGCAGGGGGAATGGAAGGAGGGTAACGCCGAAACTTGACGCGAGGCTTACCAACGCCGTCGGGACGGCGCGCCTCAGGTCGGAGTCTGGTCTGTTGACGGCCGGCACGCTGACGCCTCTGCCGCTGGCGGCGGGCGGGTACCGATCGGGCTCACTTTTCATCTCCCCACCGAGCCTTGGCCGGACGCCCGGGCGCCCGACGGCTCTGTATCGTCAAGCATTATGCCATGAGGCGGCGCGAAATCGGCTTGCCGCTGCGGTGACATCTGTCATGACTTATGTCGTAGGTCATGCGATGACCGCCGCAGCCGGCGGCCGCGCCAAGTGCGCTCAGGGGCCTTCCTGCGCCATGGCCTGCGCCCACAGCGCACGCACGCGGTCCAGGTCGGCCTGCGTGTCAACGCCCGGCGCGGGCACAGCCGCTGTTTCCAGCACGCCGATGCGCTCGCCATGCCACATCGCGCGCAACTGCTCCAGCGCTTCGGTCTGCTCCACCGGCGACAGCGCCAGCGTGGGAAAGCGCCGCAGGAATCCGGCGCGGTAAGCATACAGGCCAATGTGGCGCAATACCGGCATGGCTGGCAAGGCCACCTGGGCGGTGGCCGCCGCCGCGGCCGGCACGCCGGCCCAGGCGTCGCGGGCCCAGGGGATCGGCGCGCGGGAGAAATACAGCGCGCGGCCGGCGCCGTCGCACACCACTTTCACCACATTGGGGTTGAACACCTCGGCAATTTCGCGGATCGGATGCGCGGCGGTGGCGATGGCGCAATCGGCATGGTGCGCCAGGTGCAGTGCCACCTCGTCGATCAGGCTGGGCTCGATCAGCGGCTCATCGCCCTGCACATTGACCACAATGGCGTCGTCCGGCAGGCCTAGCCATGTCGCCACTTCGGCCAGGCGGTCGGTGCCCGAGGGGTGGTCGGCACGCGTGATCACGGCTTCGATGCCGTGCGCCGCGCAGGCTGCCGCCACTTCGGGCGCGTCGGTGGCGACCACCGTGCGCTGCGCCGACGAGGCATGGGCGCGCTCGGCCACGCGCACGATCATGGGCTTGCCGCCGATATCGGCCAGCGGCTTGTTGGGCAGCCGGGTTGAAGCCAGGCGCGCAGGGATGACGACGGTAAAAGCGGGCAGCGACATGGTGCGAGCCGCTTATTCCGGCGTGACCAGCCGGCCCGGCACGGTCTGGCGTGCCTCATCGGCCAGCATGATGGGAATGCCATCGCGGATCGGATAGGCCAGTTTGTCGACCTGGCAGATCAGTTCCTGGGCGGCGCGGTCATATTCCAGCTTGCTCTTGCACAGCGGGCAGACCAGGATTTCAAGCAGCCGGTTGTCCATCTCGGGTTTCCTTGGTGTGGCCGGCGGCGGTCGCGGCGCCCGGCGCCGTGGGAGCGGCCTGGGCATGCGCGGCGACGGCGCGGCGAATTTTTTCGATCAGGCCCGCGTCGATCACGGGCGTGGTGGGGACGACCCAGATCCGCGGGTCCAGCGGGTCACTGAGGCGCTCGCATTTTACGGCATCCTTCTCGGTGATCAGGATCGCATCGGCCGCCTGCGCGACAGGATCGCCGGCGAACGGGTCTTCGGCGAAGTCGTAGTGGTCCGGCAGGGGCATGGTGTCCGGCGCGAGGCCGGCTGCGCGCAGGCTGGCAAAGAAGCGCTCGGGGTTGCCGATGCCGGCGGCAGCCAGCACCCGCTGCCCGGCAAACGCCGACAACGGCTTGGCCATGGTCGGGTCAGCCAGTTGCCAGGCATCGTCCAGCACCAGGCGCATGCCATAGACATCCGGCTGGTCCGGGCTGGGGCGGAAGTCCGGGTCGTTGATCAGGGTGGCGTCGCGACGGCGCGAGAGCGATTCGCGCAGCGGGCCGGCCGGCAGCAGCAAGCCGTTGCCGCCCATGCGCGAATCGAACATCACGATCTCGAAGTCGCGTTGCAGCTTGTAGTGCTGCAGGCCATCGTCGAGCAGCAGCACGTTGACGCCGGGATGCGAGACCAGCATGGTCTGCGCGCACAGCGCCCGGTCGGGGAAGACCCAGACCGGCACGTCGGTGGCGCGCGCGATCAAGAGCGGCTCGTCACCCACGTCCTTGGCCTGCGAGGTGGGCTTGACCCGGCGCGGATGCTTGAGCTTGACGCCGTAGCCGCGCGAGACCACGCCCGGGCGCAGGCCGGACTCGGCCAGTGCATGGGCCAGCGCGATCACCGCGGGGGTCTTGCCGGTGCCGCCCACGGTGACATTGCCGACCACCACCACCGGCATCGGCAGGCGCGTCGAGCTGTACCAGCCGCGCCGGTATGCCAGGCGCCGCCAGCCGCTGACCAGGCCGAACACCCACGACAGCGGCAGCATCAGCCAGGCGAACCAGCCGCGGCGTTGCCACTGGGCGGTCACGAAGTCGGCAAGGGCGTTGCGGGGAGCGGGCATGGGCGTGGTAGGCAGGGCTGGGCGGTAATGCTGCGTTGAAAAGAACAGGGGTGGGGCCGGGCACGGTAGCTCGGCGCGCCGGCACGATGGCGACATTGCGTCATCGCCTCATTGCCTCATGGCGGGGGAACGCAAGCGAGCTACCCAGTCATTATGGGCACCTTGCGGCGCCCGCCGCAAGGTGCGGCTCGCCGCGGGGGATTGCATCCTCCGCGCCGGGCCGCTCAGCGCGCCTGCGAGCTCTGCGTGGCGAAGGTCAGGCGGGGCAGGCCGGCCAGGCGGGCGGCTTCCATGACGTTGATCACGGACTGGTGCGTGGCCTGTGCGTCCGCATTGACGATCAGCACGGGCGGCTGGCCATCGGCCGGGCCGGCTACTTCGCGCAGGCGCTGGGCCAGGCTGGTCACGTCCTGCTGGTCCATGACCTGCTTGTTGATCGAATAGACACCCTTGGCGGATACGGATACCACGATCTCGCCGGGGCGCTGCTGCGCCTTTTCGGCGTCGGCGGTCGGCAGCTGGATCTGCAGCTCGGTATAGCGCGAGTACGTGGTCGTGATCATCAGGAAGATCAGGATCACGAGCAGGACGTCGATCAACGGGATGAGGTTGATCTCCGGTTCTTCACGCCGCTGGCGGGATCGGAAGTGCATGGCGTATCAGGCGCGGCGCTGCGGCAGGATGGCGTCCAGGAAGGCGGTGGCGCGGAATTCCAGCTCGGCCACGTAGTCGTCCACGCGCCGGCGGAAGTAGCGCCAGAAGATCAGTGCCGGAATCGCGATGATCAGGCCGAAGGCGGTGTTATAGAGCGCCACCGAGATGCCATGTGCCAGCTGCTCGGGGCTGGCGCCGGCGCCACCCTGGCTGCCGAAGATCTCGATCATGCCGATCACGGTGCCCAGCAGGCCCATCAGCGGCGCCACCGAGGCGATCGTGCCGAGTGCGTTCAGGTAGCGCTCCAGCTCGTGCGCCACGGCGCGCCCGGCTTCCTCGACCACTTCCTTGGCGGCATCGCGGGAGGTATGGGGCTGCAGCACCACATGGCGCAGGCCAGCGGCCAGCACGCGGCCCAGCGGGGAGTTCTGCTCCAGCGTGTTGACCACCTCCGGCGTGGCGCGGCGCTGGTGCGCCACCGACAGGGCTTCGTCGTACAGCTTGGGCGGCAGCACCTTGCTGCGCTTCAGGCTGAGGAAACGCTCGACAATCAGCGCCAGGGCGATGACCGAGGCGAGCAACAAGGGCCAGATCGGCCAGCCGGCAGCTTGAATGATGGAAAACACGTGGAACCCCGAGTCAACGGCTTGTGTGCTCATGCCAGGCGCCGCGGCCGTGCGCGCGCTGGCTATGTTCGAAAATGTTCGAAAAAATCAGGCGCCACTCTAACCCGCAGCACCGGGCGGGGCAAGACGCAGCGTCACGGTGTGTCTGCCGCGCATCGTGCGCGCAAGCCGCCGGAGGCGGCGACTGGCGGGATGTCCACATGGAACAGGGACAGTGCTGTGGATGAATTGTGGACAGAGGGCTGACAAGGCGGTCAAGTCACTGATTGATAAGGAAAAATTGTGATTCGCTTAAAAAATGGGCAGGCGGCGGGTGACGCGGACATCCTCCGGGGAGGCGCGAAACGCCCAAAACCGGAGTCCGGTCTATCCACATTAAAACAGGACAGTGCTGTGGACCGTTTGTGGACAGACGCCTGAAAAGAAAGCTAAGTCATTGATTGGAAAGGCAGGTATACGTGGTGCCTAAATAATATGCAGGGCACGCCAGATGGGCTTCGCGGGGGCCTCCGACGCCTCGTGAATGAAAAAATCCCGCCATGTCTCCCCCTTTCCACATTCCGCCGGGACAGTCTTGTGGACGGGTTGTGGAAAACTATCTGAGAAGCCACTTAAGTCATTGATTGAAAAGCGCTTCACACATGCTGATTAAAAAATGGGCAACGGCCATTTGCACGGTGTTTTCCAGTCTCCGTGCTCATGCACAGGACATGGCCACGCCATGTCGCGGTTAGGAGGCCTTGCGATCTCTTTTGGCCGCCGGATGGGCATTTCCGGCGGGCAGGAAATAGTTTTCCACAGAAAACGCGTTCTACCCAAGGTTGTCCAGAGTTCCTGTGGATAACTTTGTGAACAAGCCGGGGGCGCAGCCGGTAAGTGTTTGACGCATAAGGGGTTTGCTTACATTGCCTAAAAAATAAGACAGCCGAAAGCGCATAAGAATCAAAGGCTTGTGTCAAGTCATGCGGCTTTGCGGGGTTATTGCCTCCCCCACCCCAAGAGACTTGACAGACCAGTTATGCTGTGGACATGTCAATTCCACGCCGCTTGCCCGGCTGTGCGCCATGTCAGACCCGCTGAACTTTTCGCGTGAAACCCAGCCTATGGCCCCTCCCGGGGCGCGTGAGGCGATTCCCGTCGGAGAGCTGAACCACGCGATCGCCCAGGTACTGGAACGTAGTTTCCCGCTGACCTGGGTCCGGGGCGAAATCTCAAATTTCACACGCGCCGCCAGCGGCCACTGGTATTTCTCGCTCAAGGACGCGCGCGCCCAGATCCGCTGCGTGATGTTCCGCGGGCGCAACCAGCATGTCGACTTCACGCCGCGCGAGGGCGAGGCGGTCGAGGTGCGGGCGCTCGTATCCATGTATGAGGCGCGCGGCGAGCTGCAGCTCGGCGTAGAGGGCATGCGTCGCGCCGGCCTTGGCAATCTGTACGAGGCATTCCTGCGCCTGAAGGAAAAGCTCTCGCAGGCCGGGCTGTTCGCGCCCGAGCGCAAGCGGCCGCTGCCGTTCCACGCCCGCAGCATTGGCGTGATCACCTCGCTGCAGGCGGCGGCCCTGCGCGACGTGATCAGCACGCTGCGCCGGCGTGCCCCGCATGTGCCCGTCGTGGTTTACCCGGTGCCGGTACAGGGCGCCGGCGCCGCGGCGAAGATCGCCGCCATGATCGACACCGCCAGCGAGCGCAACGAATGCGATGTGTTGATCCTGTGCCGCGGCGGCGGCAGCATCGAGGACTTGTGGTCGTTCAATGAGGAGAGCGTGGCGCAGGCCATTGCGCGCTGCGCTGTGCCGGTGGTCTCCGGCGTGGGCCACGAGACCGATTTCACCATCGCCGACTTCGTCGCCGACGTGCGCGCGCCCACGCCCACCGGCGCCGCCGAGCTGGTCAGCCCGGACCGCAGCCATATGCTGC comes from the Cupriavidus basilensis genome and includes:
- a CDS encoding ExbD/TolR family protein, translating into MHFRSRQRREEPEINLIPLIDVLLVILIFLMITTTYSRYTELQIQLPTADAEKAQQRPGEIVVSVSAKGVYSINKQVMDQQDVTSLAQRLREVAGPADGQPPVLIVNADAQATHQSVINVMEAARLAGLPRLTFATQSSQAR
- a CDS encoding 3-hydroxyacyl-CoA dehydrogenase: MEIRDNVFIVTGGASGLGEGSARMLAAAGGKVVIADLNEAAGTALAAELGGKFVRCDVSSEADGQATVAAATALGRLAGLVNCAGIATANKTVGKNGPHPLDACDKTIRVNLIGTFNMIRLAAAAMVQNTPDAEGERGVIINTASVAAFDGQIGQAAYAASKGGVVAMTLAIARDLSRDGVRCMTIAPGLFETPMLLGMPQEVQDALGKMVPFPPRLGRPAEYAKLVGSIITNPMLNGEVIRLDGAIRMQPK
- a CDS encoding MotA/TolQ/ExbB proton channel family protein, whose protein sequence is MFSIIQAAGWPIWPLLLASVIALALIVERFLSLKRSKVLPPKLYDEALSVAHQRRATPEVVNTLEQNSPLGRVLAAGLRHVVLQPHTSRDAAKEVVEEAGRAVAHELERYLNALGTIASVAPLMGLLGTVIGMIEIFGSQGGAGASPEQLAHGISVALYNTAFGLIIAIPALIFWRYFRRRVDDYVAELEFRATAFLDAILPQRRA
- a CDS encoding helix-turn-helix transcriptional regulator translates to MTEYAPPDPAKPHELTREAVLGRFLRAHRERLAPAEVGLAPGRRRRTPGLRREELAQLAGLSATWVTWLEQGRPVALSARALASLAGALRLSRAERAYLFELAGRRDPMQAQDEHAPAAVLASVEAINGPAYLLDRQWSALAWNAAAADLFVGWLDPASEDRNLLRSMFLSPGLQALVEDWPHRAARLVSEFRAHSIRHADDPPMRALVEGLIAQSPVFRADWLSQDVEERQGGRRGFQHPLRGLLHFEQLTLVPAAAPGLTLVMLMPA
- the lpxK gene encoding tetraacyldisaccharide 4'-kinase; translation: MPAPRNALADFVTAQWQRRGWFAWLMLPLSWVFGLVSGWRRLAYRRGWYSSTRLPMPVVVVGNVTVGGTGKTPAVIALAHALAESGLRPGVVSRGYGVKLKHPRRVKPTSQAKDVGDEPLLIARATDVPVWVFPDRALCAQTMLVSHPGVNVLLLDDGLQHYKLQRDFEIVMFDSRMGGNGLLLPAGPLRESLSRRRDATLINDPDFRPSPDQPDVYGMRLVLDDAWQLADPTMAKPLSAFAGQRVLAAAGIGNPERFFASLRAAGLAPDTMPLPDHYDFAEDPFAGDPVAQAADAILITEKDAVKCERLSDPLDPRIWVVPTTPVIDAGLIEKIRRAVAAHAQAAPTAPGAATAAGHTKETRDGQPAA
- a CDS encoding Trm112 family protein, whose amino-acid sequence is MDNRLLEILVCPLCKSKLEYDRAAQELICQVDKLAYPIRDGIPIMLADEARQTVPGRLVTPE
- the kdsB gene encoding 3-deoxy-manno-octulosonate cytidylyltransferase; the encoded protein is MSLPAFTVVIPARLASTRLPNKPLADIGGKPMIVRVAERAHASSAQRTVVATDAPEVAAACAAHGIEAVITRADHPSGTDRLAEVATWLGLPDDAIVVNVQGDEPLIEPSLIDEVALHLAHHADCAIATAAHPIREIAEVFNPNVVKVVCDGAGRALYFSRAPIPWARDAWAGVPAAAAATAQVALPAMPVLRHIGLYAYRAGFLRRFPTLALSPVEQTEALEQLRAMWHGERIGVLETAAVPAPGVDTQADLDRVRALWAQAMAQEGP
- a CDS encoding class I SAM-dependent methyltransferase codes for the protein MQQQELVAAQFGATASAYLTSAVHAQGADLQQLAQELAALPAAQVLDLGCGAGHASFAAAGVAAQVTAYDLSAEMLAVVEGAARDKGLANIRTRQGAAESLPFDDASFDAVISRMSAHHWRKVPAALAEMYRVLKPGGKVVLIDIAGSDDPLPDTWLQSVELLRDPSHIRDYTATEWKAMLEAAGFTASVSPAWRIELEFATWVQRMRTPPVAVAAIQHLWQLAPAEVRDHYLVKADGSFALEAVMVTATRG
- the xseA gene encoding exodeoxyribonuclease VII large subunit: MSDPLNFSRETQPMAPPGAREAIPVGELNHAIAQVLERSFPLTWVRGEISNFTRAASGHWYFSLKDARAQIRCVMFRGRNQHVDFTPREGEAVEVRALVSMYEARGELQLGVEGMRRAGLGNLYEAFLRLKEKLSQAGLFAPERKRPLPFHARSIGVITSLQAAALRDVISTLRRRAPHVPVVVYPVPVQGAGAAAKIAAMIDTASERNECDVLILCRGGGSIEDLWSFNEESVAQAIARCAVPVVSGVGHETDFTIADFVADVRAPTPTGAAELVSPDRSHMLLQASRARDALAQCMQRQLDRRAQNLDWLARRLRSPQAQLQERRLQVDNLMRHLRSALRDTVAAQRHRQQVLAMRWAAGRPDLALAQAELRRTALRLRDATQRQVERAGQRWQRAAGTLEVLAPQRTLERGYAVLLDQRGRALRSPSELRAGTVIEVHLAEGVADASLASVQPRLVER
- the adk gene encoding adenylate kinase, giving the protein MRLILLGAPGAGKGTQAQFICEKFGIPQISTGDMLRAAVKAGTPLGVAAKKVMDAGGLVSDDIIIGLVKDRLQAADCKDGYLFDGFPRTIPQAEAMKEAGVAIDYVLEIDVPFDAIIERMSGRRVHVASGRTYHVKYNPPKVDGVDDITGEALIQRDDDKEETVKKRLDVYSQQTRPLVDYYSKWAANGDATAKVAPPQYRKIAGVGSVEDITSRVFEALK